Proteins encoded together in one Mugil cephalus isolate CIBA_MC_2020 chromosome 16, CIBA_Mcephalus_1.1, whole genome shotgun sequence window:
- the LOC125022840 gene encoding uncharacterized protein LOC125022840 gives MADQTAVQSSYTQEEADECSENIPPGLSAAAETSRLKVQVEGVNRCDSIESTPSPTSSSGNECKAKSRISGFQSALTPVLKYLNIGNKRQSLDPLKHVKPFGVSTVNCQKSTGGHSVGPLGGKDASMCWLNDEYLPEITLLDSTCDSTMQLTRNDSVLPESAPATPVQAKSIGDGFTALDPPMLSSSTDLKTTAHIPCPLNKAADSLQSEISIPKVEIDPSSQASSSETSLSHSSSAGKTGVNTVLGEAGSAALHAQSNTLHCKPRKQNDTLTLSDKSLSDSHRVTMDKPSPLSICNAIKRHAPECRLDGSYFAEITLLDVTRDSELSPGVSPMDVTQDISPPDSLKVSRPLTEHSGIIVAEPGSTDRSQSEELSGAPSESCVEKTIKTSLEGTQDITVGSVLENRRSSSEQSGQSLDTLGTHPVNITRDLTSSSDMSAQGEHFSTSDIEASL, from the exons ATGGCTGATCAGACAGCAGTGCAATCCTCGTATACCCAGGAAGAGGCTGATGAATGCAGTGAAAATATTCCGCCTGGGCTCAGTGCTGCAGCAGAGACTTCAAGACTCAAAGTCCAGGTGGAAGGTGTAAACAGATGTGACTCCATAGAGTCAACCCCATCTCCAACAAGCAGCAGCGGCAATGAATGCAAAGCAAAGTCACGGATTTCTGGTTTCCAGTCTGCTCtaacaccagttttaaaatacttaaatattGGTAATAAACGTCAGTCTCTAGATCCTTTGAAACATGTCAAACCATTTGGTGTCAGCACAGTGAATTGTCAAAAATCAACAGGAGGCCATTCTGTTGGACCACTGGGTGGTAAAGATGCTTCTATGTGCTGGCTGAATGATGAATACCTGCCTGAAATCACTCTACTTGACAGTACATGTGATTCCACAATGCAGCTGACTAGAAATGATTCAGTGCTTCCTGAGAGTGCACCTGCGACACCCGTGCAAGCCAAGAGTATCGGTGACGGTTTTACCGCTCTCGACCCTCCGATGTTGAGTTCCTccactgatttaaaaacaactgcGCATATACCCTGCCCTCTGAATAAAGCAGCGGATTCTCTGCAGTCTGAAATTAGCATTCCCAAAGTGGAAATTGATCCTTCCAGTCAGGCTAGCTCCAGTGAAACTTCCCTGagtcacagtagctcagctgGTAAGACGGGTGTTAACACTGTTTTAGGGGAAGCTGGTAGTGCAGCCCTTCACGCCCAAAGCAACACTTTGCATTGTAAACCTCGTAAACAGAATGACACATTAACTTTGTCAGACAAAAGTTTAAGTGACAGTCACCGGGTTACTATGGACAAGCCCTCTCCTCTTAGCATCTGTAATGCAATCAAAAGGCATGCTCCTGAGTGCCGGCTGGATGGTAGCTACTTTGCAGAAATTACCCTCCTTGATGTTACACGTGATTCAGAGCTCTCACCAGGAGTGTCACCCATGGATGTCACTCAGGATATTTCGCCACCGGATAGTTTGAAGGTCAGCAGACCTTTGACCGAGCACAGTGGAATAATTGTGGCAGAGCCTGGCAGCACAGACAGGAGTCAAAGTGAAGAACTGTCAGGTGCACCCTCTGAGAGTTGTGTGGAGAAAACCATTAAAACCTCCTTGGAAGGAACCCAGGATATTACTGTGGGCAGTGTTTTGGAAAACAGAAGATCTTCATCAGAGCAGAGTGGgcaaagtttggacacacttggGACCCATCCTGTTAATATTACCCGTGATTTAACCTCCTCCAGTGACATGTCTGCTCAGGGTGAACATTTCTCTACTTCAGATATAGA AGCTTCACTGTGA